One region of Quercus lobata isolate SW786 chromosome 2, ValleyOak3.0 Primary Assembly, whole genome shotgun sequence genomic DNA includes:
- the LOC115975343 gene encoding putative glucose-6-phosphate 1-epimerase produces the protein MNRSGAESDKRTAVEVTKDKNGIGQVVLRNPRGASARVSLHGGQVLSWRTEHDEELLFTSSKAIFKPPKAVRGGIPICFPQFGSRGLLEQHGFARNKIWVIDKNPPLLHPNDSNGKAYIDLLLKPSEEDMKVWPHSFEFRLRVSLAEDGYLTMISRIRNINCKPFSFSFAYRTYISISDISEVRVEGLETFDYLDNLCDKERFTEQGDALTFESEVDRVYLSSSDVIAVLDHERKRTFTIRREGLPDVGVWNPWEKTSKSIADFGDEEYKRMLCVDGAAVEKPITLRPGEEWTGRLELSVVPST, from the exons ATGAATCGTTCTGGGGCAGAAAGTGATAAGAGAACAGCAGTTGAAGTTACCAAGGACAAGAATGGAATTGGCCAGGTCGTGCTTCGTAATCCTCGTGGAGCTTCAGCACGG GTTAGCTTACATGGAGGGCAAGTTCTTTCATGGAGGACTGAACATGATGAAGAATTATTGTTCACAAGTAGTAAG GCAATCTTTAAGCCACCAAAAGCAGTGAGAGGAGGAATTCCAATTTGTTTCCCACAG TTTGGGAGCCGTGGATTGCTGGAACAACATGGATTTGCAAGGAACAAGATTTGGGTCATTGACAAAAATCCTCCACTACTGCATCCCAATGATTCCAATGGCAAAGCCTATATTGACTTACTACTCAAACCATCTGAAGAAGATATGAAGGTCTGGCCACATAG TTTCGAGTTTCGTCTCAGAGTCTCTTTGGCAGAAGATGGGTATCTAACAATGATATCACGCATCAGGAACATCAATTGCAAGCCTTTCAGTTTCTCATTTGCATATCGTACATATATTTCCATCTCTGATATCAG TGAAGTGAGGGTAGAGGGTTTGGAGACTTTTGACTACCTTGACAACCTATGTGACAAGGAGCGCTTCACGGAACAAGGAGATGCCTTAACATTTGAATCTGAG GTGGATCGAGTTTATCTTAGTTCATCAGATGTGATTGCTGTTTTGGATCATGAAAGAAAACGCACATTTACCATACGAAGGGAAGGACTTCCAGATGTTG GGGTCTGGAATCCATGGGAGAAGACGTCCAAATCCATAGCAGATTTCGGGGATGAGGAATACAAGAGGATGCTTTGTGTTGATGGAGCAGCAGTGGAGAAACCAATAACCTTAAGACCAGGTGAAGAATGGACGGGCCGGTTGGAACTCTCTGTAGTCCCTTCAACTTAA
- the LOC115975342 gene encoding probable inactive receptor kinase At4g23740, giving the protein MEDLGFVLSWIFLVGLVFIQGNADPVEDKLALLEFVNNLPHSRSLNWNQSNSVCAYWTGVTCNEDKSRVTAVRLPGIGFNGPIPPYTISRLSALQVLSLRSNLISGNFPSDFANLKNLSLLYLQFNNFSGPLPLDFSVWKNLTIINLSNNGFNGSIPHSLSNLTQLAGLNLANNSLSGELPDLNLPRLQVLNVSNNDLNGTLPKSLERFPRSVFSGNNISFESVTPNMPPVFPPSSESYPKPKNSGRLGETALLAIIVAGGILGVVAFAFLILVCCLRRKREDMLSDKLQKGEMSPEKAISRSQDANNRLVFFEGCHYTFDLEDLLRASAEVLGKGTFGTAYKAILEDATTVVVKRLKDVSSGKRDFEQQMQVVGSIKHENVVELKAYYYSKDEKLMVYDYFSQGSVFALLHGKRGEDRTPLDWDTRLRIAIGAAIGIARIHLENGGKLVHGNIKSSNIFLNSKKYGCVSDVGLTTIMSSLAPPISRAAGYRAPEVTDTRKAAQPSDVYSFGVVLLELLTGKSPIHTTAGDEIVHLVRWVHSVVREEWTAEVFDLELMRYPNIEEEMVEMLQIAMSCVVRMPDQRPKMLEVVKMIENVRRLDSTENHPSPGNKSESLTPPQLVVGTESSTSSQ; this is encoded by the exons ATGGAGgatctgggttttgttttgagttggATTTTCTTGGTGGGTCTGGTTTTTATTCAAGGAAATGCAGACCCAGTTGAGGATAAGCTAgctttgcttgagtttgtgaaCAATTTGCCTCACTCTCGCTCTCTAAATTGGAACCAGAGTAACTCTGTGTGTGCCTACTGGACTGGAGTGACTTGCAATGAGGATAAATCTCGAGTAACAGCCGTACGATTGCCTGGAATTGGATTTAATGGTCCGATTCCGCCTTACACTATAAGTCGACTCTCAGCTTTGCAAGTTTTGAGCCTCAGATCCAATTTAATATCTGGGAACTTCCCTTCAGATTTTGCTAATCTCAAAAACCTGTCTTTACTGTACCTTCAATTCAACAACTTCTCGGGTCCATTGCCATTGGATTTCTCAGTTTGGAAGAACTTAACTATTATCAATTTGTCTAACAATGGTTTCAATGGAAGCATTCCTCACTCACTTTCGAATTTGACCCAGTTGGCAGGTTTGAATCTTGCAAACAATTCACTCTCTGGTGAACTCCCTGACCTCAATTTGCCAAGATTGCAAGTGCTAAATGTGTCTAACAATGATCTCAATGGTACTTTGCCCAAGTCACTTGAGAGGTTTCCAAGGTCTGTGTTTAGTGGCAACAACATTTCTTTTGAAAGTGTTACTCCTAATATGCCACCAGTGTTTCCACCCTCTTCAGAATCTTATCCCAAGCCTAAGAATTCAGGGAGGCTTGGTGAAACGGCTTTGTTAGCAATTATAGTTGCTGGTGGTATCCTAGGGGTTGTGGCATTTGCTTTTCTGATACTAGTTTGCTGCTTGAGAAGAAAAAGGGAAGATATGTTATCGGATAAGTTGCAGAAGGGAGAGATGTCGCCAGAGAAAGCAATTTCAAGGAGTCAAGATGCGAATAATAGACTGGTTTTCTTTGAGGGTTGTCACTATACATTTGATTTGGAGGATTTACTGAGGGCCTCTGCTGAGGTACTGGGAAAGGGGACATTTGGTACGGCTTATAAGGCGATTCTAGAGGATGCAACCACTGTGGTGGTAAAGAGGTTGAAGGACGTAAGCTCTGGGAAGCGGGATTTTGAGCAGCAAATGCAGGTTGTAGGGAGTATCAAACATGAGAATGTGGTGGAGCTGAAGGCATATTACTATTCCAAAGATGAGAAGCTGATGGTGTATGATTATTTCAGCCAGGGGAGTGTTTTTGCTTTGTTGCATG GTAAAAGAGGAGAGGATAGGACCCCTTTGGATTGGGATACCCGACTAAGAATAGCTATAGGTGCAGCAATAGGCATTGCTCGTATCCATTTAGAGAATGGTGGGAAACTCGTTCATGGCAACATTAAATCCTCGAATATCTTTCTCAATTCCAAAAAGTATGGATGTGTTTCCGATGTTGGCTTGACAACAATAATGAGCTCACTGGCCCCACCTATCTCCCGTGCTGCTGGATACCGAGCCCCAGAAGTGACAGACACCCGAAAAGCAGCACAGCCCTCTGATGTCTACAGCTTTGGGGTGGTGTTATTGGAGCTCCTCACTGGAAAATCCCCCATTCATACTACTGCTGGTGATGAGATTGTTCACTTGGTCAGGTGGGTTCATTCAGTTGTCCGAGAGGAGTGGACAGCAGAAGTGTTTGACCTAGAGCTGATGAGGTACCCAAATATTGAGGAAGAGATGGTGGAGATGTTACAGATAGCTATGTCATGTGTAGTGAGGATGCCAGATCAGAGACCTAAAATGCTGGAGGTAGtcaaaatgatagaaaatgtcCGGCGGCTTGATAGTACTGAGAATCATCCATCACCCGGAAACAAATCTGAAAGTTTGACCCCACCGCAACTGGTGGTTGGGACAGAATCCTCCACTTCTTCACAGTGA